The stretch of DNA CGTCCCGCTGAACCCGCTGGGCAATCAGGGCGCGACGCTGCCGACGCTGTTGAGTGCCCCGGCCGGCGGCCGATCGGTCGTCCACGGTCACGTCGTGGCCGTCCTCCCGATTGCGCCGGTGATCGCCGGACTCGCGGTCGGCGTCGGCGTTCTCGCCGGCGAGTCAGGGGTGGCGCTCGCGGTGCTCGCGGCCAGCAGTGTGGCCGCCGTCGTCGCCGCGGCCGTTCTCGCGGCAGGTATCGGTGCAGTGTTCCCGCGGTTCGCGGCGGTCGACTTCGCCGGCGCGCGGCGAGCGGTCCCACCCAGCAAAGTCGCCTACGGCGTCTTCTCTCAGGCGCTTACTCTCGCAGTGGTTGCAGGGGCCGTCGTGATCGATGACGTCGTTCGCGAACTCGGGACGGTCGTACTGTCGGCGTGGCTCCCCTTCGGACTGACCGTGAGCGTCGACACGCTGACGACGGGAAGCTGGATCGTTCTCGGGTGCGTTGCGGTTGCGGTGCCGATCGCGTACCGTGTCGCGGTCCGGCGCATCGACGGGTACCGGCTGGACTGACCGACGCTCCCGTTTCGAACGACGGTCGCGAGAAGAACTCGGAGCGGCACCTCGCTCGTATCTACACCTTGTCGCCAGAGCCACTTAAACAACGAGCGCACAACGACGACAGAAACGTCTCACAGCCTCGCCGGTGAGGTGTGGACGACTCCCCGTTAGGCCGAATCAGTCCTCGGACTCCGCTTCGGTCACGGATCCCTCGCCGAAAACGTTCGAAATCCGGCCGCGCCACGCGTCGATCTCCTCGATCTCGTCGCGGAGGTCGTCGATCCACGCCTGTGTCTCCTCGATTTCGGCTTGCACATCGGCGATCCCTTTGTCGAGCGCATCGATGTCGGTCGCGTTTTCCTCGGTGCGGTCGGCGAGGTCGTCGACATCGGCTGCCGTTTCGTCCAGCCGGTCGTCGATCCCGTCGATCTCGGCCGCGTTCTCATCAGTATGGTCGACAACACTCTCGATCTCGGTTGCGTTCTCCGCTGTGCGCTCGGTGACCCTCTCGATCTCCGTCGTGTTCTCGTCGGTACGGTCGGCGAGGTCGTCGATCTCGGTCTCGATCGTATCGAGCCGGTCGGAGAGGTCCTCGATCGCCTCGTGGCCCGTCCCGTGATCGTCGATGAACGCTTCGAGCGCGTCGGTGTAAGCCTCCAGATCGCTGATCCGCGACTGGAGATGTGAGAGACGGACCGTTTCGCTGTCCTGTTGGCCGAACTCCTCGGTGAGCAGTTCGCGGTCGGCCGACGAGAGATCGTCGTTGCGGAGTTCTGCCGCGAGCGCCGCGCCGACGCCGTTCGCTCCGGCTGTCGTTGCTGTCGCCGCTTTCTCGGACGGTTCGGTGTCGTCGTGGTCGGCTTCGGGAGTGTCGGCGCTCGTGACGTCGAGCACTGGATCGATCACGAACTGTTCGGGATCGAGGTCGGCATTGCGGACGCCGTAGACTGTTTGATACTCCTCACCCGGGGCGAGTCGTCGTTCGAACACGGCGTAGCCGTCCTCGATCGACCAGTGATCCCCGCCGTAGTCAGGATTAAATCCGATGTCGTCGAGCACGACGTCGTCGGGGGCCGCATCCACCATCCTGACCACCGCCGTGTCGTCGCGTTCGGAAATGAAATCGAACGTGACTGCCGGGACGGGAAACTCGTCGGTTGCCGTGGCTTTCCGGACGGTGATCCCATCCGACGCGACAGCCACTTCGGAGGGCGTGTCTGTATCGCTCATAGCTACGCAATCGGACACTTGCACATAAATCTTCACTGGTGAGAGCACCGTTCGAGACATCGATCGATGTCGACGCCAGCAACCGCACACCATCAACAGTCGATCGGGTCGTTTTGGAAGAGATTTTGGCATAGGTTTTTGGAGGCTACCGTAGAAGTCATTCACATGACCGATCCATCGGCACGAACCGACGGCGGACGCTCACGGCGAGGGTTCATGAGTGATGCGGCGCTTGCGGGTGCCGGAGCACTCGCGCTTTCGGCCACCAGTGGCGTGGCAGCGGGCAATGACGGCAGCAGCGACGTCGATTCGTCGCCGAGCGACGTGGAGGTGTTGAACTACGCGCTGGCGCTGGAACACCTCGAAGCAGCGTACTACAACGACTTCCTCGCGGAATACACCGAAAGCGAGGTCGAGCGCTCGGCGGTGGCGGAGTACTTCGCGCGGCCGACGCTTCAATATTCGACCTACCAGCAGATCCAGGACGTGCGGGACCACGAGGAGGCTCACGTCGACGCCTTGCGCCAGACGATCACCGATCTCGGCGGGACACCGGTCGAACCCGCCGCCTACGAGTTCTCGTACGGTTCCATCGCGGAGTTCGTGGCGATCGCCGATCGGCTCGAAGCCGTCGGGGTGTCGGCGTACGCGGGCGCAGCACCGCTGATCGACAGCG from Halococcus salifodinae DSM 8989 encodes:
- a CDS encoding ferritin-like domain-containing protein: MTDPSARTDGGRSRRGFMSDAALAGAGALALSATSGVAAGNDGSSDVDSSPSDVEVLNYALALEHLEAAYYNDFLAEYTESEVERSAVAEYFARPTLQYSTYQQIQDVRDHEEAHVDALRQTITDLGGTPVEPAAYEFSYGSIAEFVAIADRLEAVGVSAYAGAAPLIDS